A stretch of the Rhizomicrobium sp. genome encodes the following:
- a CDS encoding phasin family protein yields the protein MAKAKTAGEKLNGTTETIETAFKTGTEALKANFDKAVKGYDQFLGFQKDTVEAYVKAANVAGKGAETLHNEIYSFSKASIEGTIANTKALMASKSAHEAFELQTGFAKSAFESYVNELTKLGELFVATSKESLEPIQGRVQAWVEVVQSARAA from the coding sequence ATGGCGAAAGCAAAGACGGCCGGCGAGAAGCTCAACGGCACGACCGAAACCATCGAAACCGCGTTCAAGACCGGCACCGAGGCGCTCAAGGCGAACTTCGACAAGGCCGTGAAGGGTTATGACCAGTTCCTGGGCTTCCAGAAGGACACGGTCGAGGCTTATGTGAAGGCCGCGAACGTCGCCGGCAAGGGCGCCGAGACGCTGCACAACGAAATCTACAGCTTTTCCAAGGCTTCGATCGAAGGCACGATCGCCAACACCAAGGCCCTGATGGCGTCGAAGTCCGCGCATGAGGCATTCGAACTGCAGACCGGCTTTGCCAAGTCGGCGTTCGAATCCTATGTCAACGAGCTCACCAAGCTCGGCGAGCTTTTCGTGGCGACGTCCAAGGAAAGCCTCGAACCGATCCAGGGCCGCGTCCAGGCCTGGGTCGAGGTCGTTCAGAGCGCGCGCGCAGCCTGA
- a CDS encoding GFA family protein, which produces MITGGCLCGQLRYEASAPPQYAGYCFCKDCRKASGSGFIAFMGFPASVLRFTGDAVTHTMTQSDGRKSERNFCPQCGGLVYGGVRGESEQHTVYAGSLDDPSHFRPTMAIFASQRPHWVPLPDGLTVFETMPG; this is translated from the coding sequence GTGATCACCGGCGGTTGCCTCTGCGGCCAGCTCCGCTATGAAGCGAGCGCGCCGCCCCAATACGCCGGCTATTGCTTCTGCAAAGACTGCCGCAAGGCGTCAGGCTCTGGCTTCATCGCCTTCATGGGCTTTCCGGCGAGCGTGCTGCGCTTCACCGGCGACGCCGTCACCCACACGATGACCCAGAGCGACGGCCGCAAATCCGAGAGAAATTTCTGCCCGCAGTGCGGCGGGCTTGTTTATGGCGGCGTCCGCGGCGAGTCGGAACAGCACACCGTCTATGCCGGCTCGCTCGACGACCCGTCGCACTTCCGTCCGACCATGGCGATCTTCGCCAGCCAGCGCCCCCATTGGGTACCATTGCCCGATGGCCTCACGGTTTTCGAAACGATGCCGGGATAG
- a CDS encoding antibiotic biosynthesis monooxygenase, with protein MILEHAVLNVKKGQSAAFEAALAKARPLIEATEGFQKMEVRPCVESKDRYLLLVWWGSLEAHTVGFRQSERYGPWREALHGFYEAFPAVQHYGRPL; from the coding sequence ATGATCCTCGAACACGCCGTCCTGAACGTGAAGAAGGGCCAATCCGCCGCCTTCGAGGCGGCGCTGGCCAAGGCGCGCCCCCTGATCGAGGCGACCGAAGGCTTCCAGAAAATGGAGGTCCGCCCCTGCGTCGAGAGCAAGGACCGCTATCTCCTGCTGGTCTGGTGGGGCTCGCTCGAGGCCCATACGGTCGGATTCCGGCAGTCGGAGCGCTACGGCCCCTGGCGCGAGGCGCTGCATGGCTTCTACGAAGCCTTCCCGGCCGTGCAGCATTACGGCCGGCCCTTGTAG
- the clpS gene encoding ATP-dependent Clp protease adapter ClpS, giving the protein MKDGRDGRGQGGQGTRDGDGGTGTGIVTKTRPKTKKPSMYKVLLLNDDYTPMEFVVHILEKIFNKNREQAVEIMLHVHRHGVGICGVFTYDVAETKVAQVIEFARRHQHPLQCTMEKE; this is encoded by the coding sequence ATGAAAGACGGACGTGACGGGCGCGGCCAGGGTGGCCAGGGAACTCGCGACGGTGACGGCGGCACCGGCACGGGGATCGTCACCAAGACGCGACCCAAGACCAAGAAGCCGAGCATGTACAAAGTGCTCCTGCTCAACGACGACTACACCCCAATGGAGTTCGTCGTTCACATTTTGGAGAAGATCTTCAACAAGAACCGCGAGCAGGCGGTCGAGATCATGCTTCACGTCCATCGCCACGGAGTCGGCATCTGCGGCGTTTTCACCTACGATGTGGCCGAGACCAAGGTCGCGCAGGTCATTGAATTCGCGCGGCGTCACCAGCATCCTCTGCAATGCACGATGGAGAAGGAGTAG
- a CDS encoding D-alanyl-D-alanine carboxypeptidase, giving the protein MFGQPRAGFGVLVRTLFVAGLIGLALAAGTSSADARGHHHRGGHGRARIPIAVGPTDPAKDAALIADGETGRVIYARNAYAERHPASLTKMMTLYLLFEALKRGDVTMQTMLRVSEHAASQHATNLHLYGGDMIPVETAIKAIVVRSANDVAVAIAESLGGTEGHFAELMTAKARQLGMKDTFYHNASGLPDQLQITTAADLLVLARHLAYDFPQYFPYFATPAFTFRGVTYVTHDNLIGRYDGADGIKTGYTGMSGFNLVSSVVRNGAHVIGVVMGGRTAHRRDLEMVHLLDDAFGQIGRNPALVAHAGVPWRNVAVNAPPVIASMDVAPAPGDDEEAAEAAATDDGSDDTNVIAAPPPPKPTTVVAQAAPAPAFTPPQAPQPHVAPPPAPRAVPVPAPIRMANVPRPRPKPPEAIVAAAAPAITPIAKPRQVAALLPTAKPVVKPRLRNDVGEGDIGDSGTPVPMGPKAWTIQIGAFADMNQARGQLASYAEKSMDILGQAARIVIPFTGVDGHMLYRARFGPFVEREAREVCSRLTQRGQTCFTVLASAR; this is encoded by the coding sequence ATGTTTGGACAGCCGCGCGCCGGATTCGGCGTGCTCGTGCGAACGCTGTTCGTAGCGGGACTTATCGGCCTTGCCCTCGCGGCAGGCACGTCTTCTGCCGACGCCCGGGGGCATCACCACCGGGGCGGGCATGGGCGTGCGCGCATCCCGATCGCCGTAGGTCCGACCGATCCTGCCAAGGACGCGGCGCTGATCGCGGATGGCGAGACCGGCCGGGTGATTTACGCCCGCAACGCCTATGCGGAGCGCCATCCCGCGTCGCTGACGAAGATGATGACGCTTTACCTGTTGTTCGAGGCGCTGAAACGCGGCGACGTCACGATGCAGACCATGCTGCGCGTGTCCGAGCATGCCGCCAGCCAGCATGCGACGAACCTGCATCTCTATGGCGGGGACATGATCCCGGTCGAAACCGCGATCAAGGCGATCGTGGTCCGCTCGGCGAACGACGTCGCGGTCGCCATCGCCGAGTCGCTGGGCGGCACGGAGGGCCATTTCGCCGAGCTGATGACGGCCAAGGCGCGCCAGCTCGGCATGAAGGACACATTCTATCACAATGCGTCCGGCCTGCCGGACCAGCTGCAGATCACGACGGCGGCCGACCTTCTCGTCCTGGCGCGCCACCTAGCCTACGATTTCCCGCAATATTTCCCGTATTTCGCGACACCGGCCTTCACCTTCCGCGGCGTGACCTATGTCACGCACGACAACCTGATCGGACGCTATGACGGCGCCGACGGCATCAAGACCGGCTATACGGGGATGTCGGGCTTCAACCTCGTCTCTTCTGTCGTGCGCAACGGAGCGCATGTGATCGGCGTGGTGATGGGCGGCCGGACCGCGCATCGCCGCGACCTCGAGATGGTCCATCTGCTCGACGATGCCTTTGGGCAGATCGGCCGCAATCCCGCGCTGGTGGCCCATGCGGGCGTGCCTTGGCGCAATGTCGCCGTGAACGCGCCGCCGGTCATCGCGAGCATGGACGTCGCGCCCGCGCCCGGCGACGACGAAGAGGCGGCCGAGGCTGCCGCCACCGACGACGGAAGCGACGATACCAACGTGATCGCCGCGCCACCGCCGCCCAAACCCACCACGGTTGTGGCCCAGGCGGCTCCGGCACCGGCCTTCACGCCGCCCCAGGCGCCTCAGCCGCATGTGGCCCCTCCCCCGGCGCCGCGCGCCGTTCCGGTGCCCGCGCCGATCCGGATGGCGAATGTGCCGCGGCCGCGGCCGAAGCCTCCGGAGGCGATCGTCGCGGCAGCCGCTCCGGCGATCACGCCGATCGCCAAGCCGCGCCAGGTCGCGGCGCTGCTGCCGACCGCCAAGCCCGTGGTCAAGCCGCGACTGCGCAATGACGTCGGCGAGGGCGATATCGGCGATTCCGGCACGCCGGTGCCGATGGGCCCGAAGGCCTGGACGATCCAGATCGGCGCCTTCGCGGACATGAACCAGGCGCGCGGCCAGCTCGCGTCCTATGCCGAGAAGTCGATGGATATCCTCGGCCAGGCGGCCCGCATCGTCATTCCGTTCACCGGCGTCGACGGGCACATGCTGTATCGCGCCCGGTTCGGACCGTTCGTGGAGCGCGAGGCGCGCGAGGTCTGCTCGCGACTGACGCAGCGCGGCCAAACCTGCTTCACGGTGCTGGCCTCGGCGCGCTGA
- the clpA gene encoding ATP-dependent Clp protease ATP-binding subunit ClpA, whose protein sequence is MPSLSRSLEQALHRAIKLASDRHHEYATPEHLLLALMDDTDAAQVMKACNVDIEALRKTVQKYVDEELMTLVIEDGEDAKPTTGFQRVVQRAVLHVQNSGREEVTGANVLVALFTERESHAVYFLQEQNMTRLDAVSYMSHGIAKRPGMSQQKAAKGAEEEGEDGEPKNKQGTEALEAYCVNLNEKAKAGRVDPLIGRMAEVDRTIQILCRRQKNNPLFVGDPGVGKTAIAEGLARKIVKGEVPEVLKNSVIYSLDMGSLIAGTRYRGDFEERLKSVVKELEALKGAILFIDEIHTVIGAGATSGGAMDASNLLKPALQQGSLRCIGSTTYKEYRQYFEKDRALVRRFQKIDVVEPTLPDTIKIMMGIKPYYEEFHKVRYTVDAIKAAVELSAKYINDRKLPDKAIDVIDEVGASQMLLPESRRKKVIGVKEVEDVIATMARIPPKSVSKDDTEALRTLEADLRQAVFGQDAALHALASAIKLARAGLRAPEKPIGSYLFSGPTGVGKTEAAKQLAKTLGVELLRFDMSEYMERHTVSRLIGAPPGYVGFDQGGLLTDGVDQHPHCVLLLDEVEKAHPDLFNILLQVMDHGKLTDHNGKKIDFRNVVLIMTTNAGASDAAKDAIGFGRGKRVGEDDEAIKKLFTPEFRNRLDAIITFASLTRETIDHVVEKFVLELEAQLVDRDVTFDLTPEATRWLGEKGYDDAFGARPLARVIQENLKKPLADEILFGKLKDGGTVRVLLDRDADKLAFEFITESGKKPKALPPPKKPKAEESV, encoded by the coding sequence ATGCCCTCACTCTCGCGAAGCCTCGAACAAGCGTTACACCGCGCGATCAAGCTCGCGAGCGACCGGCATCACGAGTACGCGACGCCGGAGCATCTCCTGCTCGCCCTGATGGACGACACCGATGCGGCACAGGTCATGAAGGCCTGCAATGTCGACATCGAGGCGTTGCGCAAGACCGTGCAGAAATACGTCGACGAAGAGCTGATGACCCTGGTCATCGAGGATGGCGAGGATGCCAAGCCCACGACCGGCTTCCAGCGCGTCGTGCAGCGCGCCGTGCTCCACGTCCAGAATTCCGGCCGCGAGGAAGTCACCGGCGCGAACGTGCTGGTCGCGCTGTTCACCGAGCGCGAGAGCCACGCCGTCTATTTCCTGCAAGAGCAGAACATGACGCGGCTCGACGCGGTCTCCTACATGAGCCACGGCATCGCCAAGCGCCCGGGCATGAGCCAGCAGAAGGCCGCCAAGGGCGCCGAGGAAGAGGGCGAGGACGGCGAGCCCAAGAACAAGCAGGGCACCGAGGCGCTCGAAGCCTATTGCGTGAACCTCAACGAGAAGGCCAAGGCCGGCCGCGTCGATCCCCTGATCGGCCGCATGGCGGAGGTCGACCGCACCATCCAGATCCTGTGCCGCCGCCAGAAGAACAACCCGCTGTTCGTCGGCGATCCCGGCGTCGGCAAGACCGCGATCGCCGAAGGGCTCGCGCGCAAGATCGTCAAGGGTGAAGTGCCCGAGGTCCTGAAGAACAGCGTCATCTATTCGCTCGACATGGGCTCGCTGATCGCCGGCACGCGCTATCGCGGCGATTTCGAGGAGCGCCTGAAATCGGTGGTGAAGGAGCTGGAGGCGCTGAAGGGCGCGATCCTCTTCATCGACGAGATTCACACCGTGATCGGCGCCGGCGCGACCTCGGGCGGCGCGATGGACGCGTCCAACCTGCTGAAGCCCGCCTTGCAGCAGGGTTCGCTGCGCTGCATCGGCTCGACCACCTACAAGGAATACCGCCAGTATTTCGAAAAGGACCGCGCCCTGGTGCGGCGCTTCCAGAAGATCGACGTCGTCGAGCCGACGCTGCCCGACACGATCAAGATCATGATGGGCATCAAGCCCTATTACGAGGAGTTTCATAAGGTTCGCTACACCGTCGACGCCATCAAGGCGGCGGTGGAGCTTTCGGCGAAATACATCAACGACCGCAAGCTGCCCGACAAGGCGATCGACGTGATCGACGAGGTCGGCGCCTCGCAGATGCTGCTGCCCGAGTCGCGGCGCAAGAAGGTCATCGGCGTCAAGGAGGTCGAGGACGTCATCGCGACGATGGCGCGGATTCCTCCAAAGTCGGTGTCGAAGGACGATACCGAGGCGCTGCGCACGCTGGAGGCGGATCTCAGACAGGCGGTGTTCGGCCAGGACGCGGCGCTGCATGCGCTGGCGAGCGCCATCAAGCTCGCCCGCGCCGGCCTGCGCGCGCCGGAGAAGCCGATCGGCTCCTACCTGTTCTCCGGCCCGACCGGCGTCGGCAAGACCGAGGCCGCCAAGCAGCTCGCCAAGACGCTGGGCGTCGAACTGCTGCGCTTCGACATGTCGGAATACATGGAGCGCCACACGGTGAGCCGTCTGATCGGCGCCCCGCCGGGCTATGTCGGCTTCGACCAGGGCGGATTGCTGACCGACGGCGTCGACCAGCATCCGCATTGCGTGCTGCTGCTCGACGAGGTGGAGAAGGCCCATCCCGACCTGTTCAACATCCTCCTGCAGGTGATGGATCACGGCAAGCTGACCGACCACAACGGCAAGAAGATCGACTTCCGCAACGTGGTGCTGATCATGACCACCAATGCGGGCGCGTCGGATGCCGCCAAGGACGCCATCGGCTTCGGCCGCGGCAAGCGCGTCGGCGAGGACGACGAGGCGATCAAGAAGCTGTTCACGCCGGAATTCCGCAACCGGCTCGATGCGATCATCACCTTCGCGTCGCTGACCCGCGAGACCATCGACCATGTGGTCGAGAAGTTCGTGCTCGAGCTCGAGGCGCAGCTGGTCGACCGCGACGTGACCTTCGATCTCACGCCGGAAGCGACCCGCTGGCTGGGCGAGAAGGGCTATGACGACGCGTTCGGCGCGCGCCCCCTTGCGCGCGTGATCCAGGAGAACCTCAAGAAGCCGCTGGCCGACGAGATCCTGTTCGGCAAGCTCAAGGACGGCGGCACGGTGCGCGTCCTGCTCGACCGCGACGCCGACAAGCTCGCCTTCGAGTTCATCACCGAAAGCGGCAAGAAGCCCAAGGCCCTGCCGCCGCCGAAGAAGCCCAAGGCGGAAGAGAGCGTCTAG
- a CDS encoding DUF1428 domain-containing protein — protein MYVAGLVIPVPEENAEAYRKWAEMSAQIFKSYGCLEVVESWEDNVPDGKQTDFRRAVAAKPGEKIVFTWQVWPDKASFYAAEDKMHEDGVLDTAGEPPFDARRLIAGCFAPVFSMGRD, from the coding sequence ATGTATGTCGCGGGCCTTGTCATCCCTGTGCCGGAGGAAAACGCGGAGGCCTATCGCAAATGGGCCGAAATGAGCGCGCAGATCTTCAAGAGCTACGGATGCCTGGAGGTCGTCGAATCCTGGGAAGACAACGTGCCCGACGGCAAACAGACGGATTTCCGCCGCGCGGTCGCCGCGAAGCCCGGCGAGAAGATCGTGTTCACTTGGCAGGTCTGGCCCGATAAGGCGAGCTTCTACGCTGCCGAGGACAAGATGCATGAAGACGGTGTTCTCGACACAGCGGGCGAACCGCCCTTCGATGCCAGGCGCCTGATCGCCGGCTGCTTCGCGCCGGTGTTCTCGATGGGCCGGGACTGA